Within Anguilla anguilla isolate fAngAng1 chromosome 11, fAngAng1.pri, whole genome shotgun sequence, the genomic segment CAACCTTGAGATACTTTAATACCCTATCTGTTTTACCTGTTGCTATTTTGTACAGGATACATAGCCTTGAACCAAACTCAGTGGAGCCTTTACAAGGCAGCCGAACAGTTTTagtgatttcccccccccaaccactgGATATCAGTTTATTACTGgtttaaaaccatttatttatgtatttatttgggaGAATTCATATCATGCATTTCCAGACAGAAACCAGCAATGTAGTCATCAGATTGCGAGCTTAATTTATATGTGAATGTCCCAGACTGTGGTCTGTGCCATTGCAATGCTGTACAAGTGTGCAGTCCCAatcacccaccccctcccactcacctagtcccactcccactcacccacccagtCCCAATGCCTAACCCActcccactcacccacccagtCCCACTAACCCAGTCCCACTCCTACTGGCTAACCCTctcccactcacccacccagtCCCACTGGCTAACCCACTCTACTTCCACTCACCCACCCAGTCCCActcccactcacccacccagtTCCACTGCCTAACCCAGTCCCACTCACCCAGTCCTACTCCCACTCCCATTCACCCAGTCCCACCCACCCAGTCCCACTGGCTAACCCActcccactcacccacccagtCCCACTGGCTAACCCACTCCTACTCACTCACCCAGTCCCATTCCCACTCACCCATCCAGTCCCACTCCCACTCACCCAGtcccactcactcacccagTCACTCAGTCTCACTCAGTTCCATTTATTCACTGACTCCCATTCATTTACTccaatttcacacagacagcaaGGTACATGGACAtcgaaacatttattttagccaGGCCCATCTGCTGAGGCATTATAAACAAAAATCTGGATTAAAACAAAGCCATTATGAAAGTACAGTCCCTAAAGAATCATACAATACGCCGTATAAAAGCTGGAGGGCTCAGGGATCCTGAAGCTGAGCTGCTGTTGCTGGGGTGTGATGGTCCtcctgggcctttctgtctgtttggcTGGTGTTACTCCGCCCCCTGTCTCCATGACGACTCTGGCTCAGCTGGCGGCTGTACTGTGCCAGGGTGAGGTACAGAAACTGGTACTGCTCACTCGTCTGGATCATCCCGCCCCTGAAACACAGTCTCGTTTATCATCCCACCCCTGAAACGGCATTCTTCTCACCCCTGAAACACAGCTCTCATCCCACCCCTGAAGCACAGCTCTAGTTCCACCCCTGAAACAAAGCTCTCATCCCACCCCCGAAACACAGCTCTCACCGCTCCCCTGAAACACAGCCTGTTTCAATTGTAGTACAGTTGTGCTGTAACCTGGTCAATGTCTAACACAGATGTGCTGTAACCCCATGTTGTTGCTGCTCCAAAATACTCTTTAGACTTTACTGAAGCTACATTACAAGGTAGTCAAGGAATTTGATAATGGTCAGAAAAGTGTAGCTAAGATAGAGTCCTTTCACACATGCCATTGAATATAGTGCCCTCTACTGGTAAACCCTATGACGGGGATTCTCAAACTCAGGCCTGATGAAATTAGcattgctgaaaatgtgttctaGTTCTTCAATCATTTCTTCCtctaataattaatataataataaaatataataataatataataataataataacaataataacaataacaataattattataataatgataagcTCTATTTCACAAAACTATCACAATGGCACTTGAAAGCTGAACAATGGAGGTAGAAAGCTGGTAGAGACAGGCATTGCTAAGTTGCATTTGCTACAAGGTCAAATTGCACACAGCACTCCCctgggagaggggtggggggtgggaagggggggggggcacggcgcTGCTCTCGGTTACCTCACTAACTCCAGCGCGAATGGGAGCTCAGAGGCTGCTTGCTCACTTACGATGCGCGGTGCTCATACCTGTCGAGCCGTAACTGGCAGACGATCCCCAGGACGTCCACCTCTCCGGTGTGCTGAAGCTGCTGGCAGCCAATGCTGCTGGCAATGAAACAACCAGTCCTCCCAATGCCCGCACTGtgagacaacacacacacacacgtcagttATCACACACGCGCATCACAGACATGACACATATACGTATGTCACAGTtatcacacgcacatgcatcacagacagcacacacacacgcgtcacagacacacatacacacatcacagacatcacacacacacgtgtcacagttatcacacacacacgtcacagacgtcacacacataaacacacacacacacatacacatgtcacaaacatcacacacatgcacgcaggcacgcacgcacacacacacacacacagatgttaCAAAATAGATCAATCTTCCTGTATTTAAATTTACATCtatctaaatatatattttcttttacactgtattatttacattgctcaattcctgattttatttttcactcttctgttcattttggtgtgcgtgtgtgtgtgtgagagtgtgtgtatgcgtgtgaatgtgtgtatgtgtgtgtgtgtgtgtgtgtgcgtgcgtgcgcgtgtatgtgtgtgtgtgcctgcgtgtgaatgtatttgtgtgtgtgtacctgcagtgGACGATGGTGGGTCCGCAATGTGTGAGAGCCTCTCTTTCGTGCTGTACGTCCCACACCAGCCGCAGGACCGGCTCAACACAGTCTGGGGTCTGATGATCCAGCCAGGAGGAGTACCAGTAATGCCTCACCTGCCTGCTCTCACTGCCCACCTGAGAGACGCATGatcacacacctgagacagcaTTATCGCACACAATTatcacacacctgagacagcGTTATCACACACCATTatcacacacctgagacagcgttatcacacacctgagagacgGCATTATCACACACCTGAGACATAAAATcttcaaattaagaaaaaaaaaacatacgtaCCTCTcaggaaataatgtttttatacaCCAGTGGAGGACAGTAGTACACTTTATTTGCAGGGGTTGCTGAGCATTGTTCTGAAGTTCAATGAGGTGTGTGCAATTTCCTTTTTACACAGGTCACTAATGTTTATGCCAAATGCAGCATCTGTTCAATGGGTGCTCGAGTGCTTGGCCagatctgattttttttgtactacATTTCTTAGTTAGTCCTCAGGTCACCATTGTTTAGCCCAAAAAGTCTGAGTCTCATTTCAACAGCTGTTCAAGGGACAAATCAGATGCTGATTGAAAGgttgttcaaaaaaaaagaggagcaTGATATTTCACTGCTGATTCTAAAGAAATTGCTGCTCCTtactaaaaaaaacaggtagctttctattttttttacagagaacattAGTCACTACAGGAATTGGTCATGGTTATGATAAGACTACAGCTTATAACCATGAATGTACTGAAAtattgtgaaattaaatatattactattaaatattatatattactaATAGACTTCAACACCTCACaatatattggcaaatataCTAAAATATTGCCTCttaattgcattgcaatattgTTTCAAAAGGAACTGTTGTGAAATATCTTTACcattatgtttttcaaaatgtccacatatttacaatatattgcagtgtaATCCCGTTCCCGATGGGGACCCAGAAGCGTTCGGTAATGATAAGGCTAACTGTCGTTTGTGCTTCAGCTGGTGCTTATTTGATTGGTGAATTAGAGGTGGTGCGGTGCTGGGCTGAGCTCACCTGGAGGCTGAGGTCTCGGATTGTGTACCCCCCGCACTCTCTCACCGCGGTCACCCTCACGTCAAACCTGCCGAACCGGCCCTCCTTCTGTGGCCAGTACAGCACGCACTTCTGAAACACAGGGCAAACGGACCTCCGGCTCAACcacgccgccaccgccaccgccccccGATACGTGCTCTGACCACAAAGTGGATTTCCCATCACACTGCTTCGCTCAGCTATGCGAATCTCGAGCGAACCCTGAAGCATATTTCATCCCTTTAAAAAGGTATGTCTGTTCCACTCAAAGGCAGTTTGTAATAAAATTTGAGACTGGCTGGGTTTGGTGAGGGAGAAGCCTATTTCATGCTCTATCGTGCTACTTAACTGCCATACCAGAGACAGAACTTGTCTGGCCTGTACAGAACCCCATCCAatacctttgggatcagttggaaagccaactgcgagccaggcctaatcgcccaatcagtgcccgacctcactaatgctcttctggctgaatggaagcaaatcatAGAGACATATtttagtagggttgcagtgcataaacccctcattacaaggataattgcacatttgagagttcaggggtgcaaaaaccataggcactggtctacagagatgtggaaaaaagtgagtCCTCCTTCACCATATTCACGACAAGTGGCCGAGTACATGTGTGGTCTACACCAATTCTTGACCCCTGCAGAGAAGGTGGTTTGGAGgttctgttttactgtgtgggcattttcctggcatggtttgggtccacttgtccccttaaaGGGAAGGGTCACAGCAAATAAAACCCAACTAAACACCTATGACAgcctctccaccaccatcatcaaaacaccaaatgagggaatatattttggaagaacggagttccatccctccagtagagatCCAGAGACTTGCAGAATCTATGCCacggtgcattgaagctgttctggtggctcatggtggcccaacaccttactaagacactttatatatttgtcacctgtctatatgtatatatagagagagagagagagagacagagagaagcagcagtATCCACAGTAGTTACTCCCCATTATTTACAATATTCATGTACAGTAACGGTTTTGTAAACTTCTGGAGGCTGACTGACTCATTGAGAAAAGGCGGGAGCACCACTGGGCTcacctccttcttctccttcaggTCTGTGATCATGACGATGATGCTGGACTCCTCCTGCCACACCATTTCCCAGAAGTCCCCCACAGTGTGGCGCATCGGGCCCTGCGTCGCGATGTAGCATTTCACCGCTCCCCCGTACCCCTGCAGGCAAGAGGGGAAGCAGGGGCTTTATATAAGAGCACATCCACCTCCATCCGCTGTGCTTCATCTAAGAGCACATCCACCTCCATCCTCTGTGCTGATCTAAGAGCACATCCACCTCCATCCTCTGTGCTTCATCTAAGAGCACATCCACCTCCATCCTCTGTGCTGATCTAAGAGCACATCCACCTCCATCCACTGTGCTTCATCTAAGAGCACATCCACCTCCATCCACTGTGCTTCATCTAAGAGCACATCCACCTCCATCCTCTGTGCTGTCAGACACTTAAACATGCAAGTGCAAAATAACCCGAGCGCAAGGCCCATGCAATCTTAATCCATGTTACACACATGAGAAATAAACGTGATGGCAGCAGGGACTACTTTGACAGCACTCGAACCCATTGACTTTTATCAACTGCCACATGACTTGTGGGAGGagtgaatttatttatgtttaggaATTCAGTAGATCGTTCTTTTGTATCTATTTAGAGGTTACATATTTAAAGTCTATTTTTCCAGCTGGATAATTATTGAAGCAAGACAGGTTAAAGGATAAAACCggcaattttcattttttctgtattGTCAACATATCCTACGAAAAGACCAAAACCAATGCGTCTGTCCAACTCACAATGAATTTATCCAGCGAACAATTATTTGTCCATCCAGCCAACGGCAATGTACTGGAAGTCACAGAATTCAATTGTTGTCCAAAAAAGTATCAAAACAAGTCAAAGAGATATTGTCACTTTGGTCTGCATAATTCATCATTGCAGCGAACCTGGCCTTTGTGCTTCTTACTGAAACAACTATTCAAAGTGACAACAATAGCTTATTTTGATATGTGGAAAGAAGATCGACACGGCAGAGGCATACTGAAAAGGGTCCCCATCGAAATTAACAATTTGAAGTAAATTTGGTAAAAACTACACTGGCCTTGTTTTTCGTGATAATAAGTAGCATTTcctgaaaatggaaatatatcAGAGCTGTATTTAGTGACTTCAGCACACAATTGAAATGAATGGCCTTCCTGTTTGAATGGTAAATGGGGTAGGTGAGAGTCTGATagaaacattttcagctttggTCTTTTCATAGGACACGTTGAAGATAACGGAAAACAGAAAATTACCGGTGTTATCCTTTAAGTATCCTGGTCATAGTGCAAAAATAGTGTGCCACTTGGGAATCAACAACCTGTGATTTTTCTGAGTCACAAATAACCATTCAACCACAATGCATTCCATGAGCGAGAAAGCGTCACTCGAACCCGGATGTAGTTTGCATTGATGTAGCCCTCGGCCTTCCCATCAGTCCCTGGGGTCTGCAGGCACACGCGAGTCTCTGGGTCTgatggagacacacacagaacagggaAATATTTCTGCAAAATCCCTGAGCATTTAAATACTTCATAAGCACTGAAGCGTTCTGCATTCCACAGTATAAACTGTATGGAATCTTCAGAAATGATTACAGTGCAAATGCATACAGTATCAAATCGGTGTTTCTCAAGGGTTTCCAGGGGAACTATTCTACACTAGAGCAGAACCTAAAACTTTGCATTCACAAGAAAGGGAAGAACACCTACAAGGTTTCGACAAAGCATGTGGTGTTCTCTTGCATTAAAAAGAATTCCTCCACTCAGCGGCTGTGTTCACTTTTGCCCTTAGGAGCATCAGAGCTTACTCACTGGGGAGAATGGTCTTGTAGCGGTCCTTTAGGGCGTGGCCCGGGATGTCCAACTCCGACGAATTCACAAAGTTTGGAGGTATTTTCTGTTACGGAGCAGAGAACAAAAGATTTATGCGGCCCTTTTAGTCCctgtagagcagtggtaaccaaccctgttcctggagatctagcatcctgtaggttttcatttcaaccttaattttggcacacccgattctaTTAATTAGGAGCTCAATGAAATCtatagctgttgaatgatgtgtgctttgttagggttggagtgaaaacctacagggcggtagatctccaggaacagggttggttacacTGCTGAAGAGCATGAACTGTAGATGTTTCGTTGAGTTATCCATTAGTGATTGGTGCATCAGAGAGGGGCATTATGATCTTATGTAAATCAATGGTAGCTTTCCTGCAAACGTAATTAGCTCAGGTACCTGGTACTCCTTGTCCAGGGCTTGGGCCTGGCCAGAGGCCTCCTTCAGTTGGCTAGCTGTCAGGGGGCGTGTGCTGGTCCGCAGGAGGTGCAGAATGGTTTCTTTTGGGGTGGAGATGGAGCACAGGGGCTCCACTGTGCCCAGACTACTGACGTCCAACACTAAGGACACGTTGGAGCCCCGCCTGCAGACACAAGGGAGTCTGAGGGTgaggcactgacacacagagcagaagtcTGAGGGTgaggcactgacacactgagcaGAAGTCTGAGGGTgaggcactgacacacagagcagaagtcTGAGGgtgagacactgacacacagagcagaagtcTGAGGGTGAGACACTGACATACAGAGCAGAAGTCTGAGGGTGAGACACTGACATACAGAGCAGAAGTCTGAGGgtgagacactgacacacagagcagaagtcTGAGGGTGAGACACTGACATACAGAGCAGAAGTCTGAGGGTGAGACACTGACATACAGAGCAGAAGTCTGAGGCTgaggcactgacacacagagcagaagtcTGAGGgtgagacactgacacacagagcagaagtcTGAGGGcgagacactgacacacagagcagaagtcTGAGGGCgaggcactgacacacagagcagaagtcTGAGGgtgagacactgacacacagagcagaagtcTGAGGGTgaggcactgacacacagagcagaagtcTGAGgctgagacactgacacactgagcaGAATCTGAGgctgagacactgacacactgagcaGAATCTGAGgctgagacactgacacactgagcaGAAGTCTGAGTGTGAGGCACTGACACACATGGCAGATGTGACCACTGATGGTTTTTACCTCTCCTGGAGACGGATTTGTTTTCGAGGGGCTGCGACAGACGGAGGGGAACCACACAGGTCCCCGGGTGTAGGGTCAGACAGGGGTTCTGTGGAGGGGTCCATATCAGTTTGACAACGGGGTGAATGGACAGGAACTTTGGAGGAATGCAACACAACCATACTGTGTGGGCCCCAAATTAGGGAGGGtctggggcagagagggagaagggaagaggaagaaaaatcaCATCAGTGCTTTCCTCACAGAGTTATTTTGTGTTACACATCCATCACTGTATACATAAAATCTGGCCAGCTGCATCTCTGAACTACACACAACTCCCAAATacagactacatttcccaagtACACACCACATCTCCCAAATacagactacatttcccaaccGCAGACTACATCTCCCAACCAAATGTTAAATCTCCCATGCAATGGAACATACAATATCAAAATATCATAGCTTTAAGCGATATTTGATATATCCTATCAGCTTTTTAAAGTGGGATAAAGCAGGTGCAGCTTGCACATATTGTGccgaatgtaatgtaaatattggCTGTATCTATCTTGCAGGCATGCAGGGTTAATTTATCTAACATTAGGCTTCTCGCAGGGTAACCTGTATTTCAGCTGGAAGACAAACGTGTTTGTTTAGTGGTCTCAAAATGAAGAGAATACAGGTATATCTCCTCTGCCAGGAAGAAAACGGgtggatttatttttcatttcacatctTGGAAGTTTTTTATGCTAATCGGtgtccctgctgaaaattctaAACTGGTTTAAGTTGTGTTTTCGACATTTCTTGCTGGTcgtagctggtctgtggctggtcaaagctggtctccGGCCAAACAAAGCTGGTTAATTTAGTAGACTAGGCTGGTGGTcaactggtggactagctgactatataggctggtcagctggtgaacagctggttgATCAGTTATaaatgtcaaaaacacagcttgGCCAGCTTTGCCTGGTTTAAGctgtttttgacacttttagctggtcaaccagctCCAGCTGTTtaccagctgaccagcctatatagtcagctagtccaccagttgACCACCAGCTTTTCAGCAAGGATATAACCCGGTAGGGTAgtttaataattttcattactttatgttgaaatgaaatatttaatttaagaaatatCAATTAACGTTTAATATTCTTAAAACTGATTCCTACCATGAATTACTTGTGTATGTTTAATGACATTCTGCATTATGAGGTAACCTAATTGCTTTATGTATCATCAAAGCACAATTTAAAGGCCATCTAGCATTCCCGCTAACAACATCCACTTCTTAATTTAACAAACATGAGTCACGAACTCACGGGTACTGTTCGCCTCACCAAAGTAGAGAACAGTGCTTGACTACCATTTACACCAAGTTCACGGCAATACACGTTAAGGTCTGGACAAAATTCTAATGCAAAAATTTCATGCTACAGAATTGATAATaacaatatgaataataatattattattaattattattataactattcttctttttgttgttattattattgttgttattattgttgttgttgttatttccaTTGCACTTTAAAAGTAGCATGATTCATAAAAGAATGTAAGACAGAAAGCAATGTATAAAAGCAGACTAGTTCCTCTGTTAATTAGCCAAGATAGCACCATACAGCCGAACGCTAATCTTCCTTTCTCTTCCACTGTAGCCTACGCAAGTAAACTGGATCCATACCTGTTATCCGGACACACGATATCTGAGAATTATCCCAAAATGGATTAAGCTAGTCCTTCGTGTGATTAGGATTCGGAGCAGGGTGGGAGGAAAGGTGTCTCTCCCAGGGTAAGTAGAGTGAAAGCAGGAACGgacatgcattatttttttgacGCGCAGCTTTGACACGGCAGTGAAGAAACTATTCCTCGGGCGTTCTTCCTCCGCATGTCTAAACGTGAGCGAAGCAGATGCTTGCGGAGAGATTTCCTTGAGGGCAAAAGTTAGGATGCCCATGACATCATTTCACTCACTTCAAATATGAGCCTCATAACTGCGGGTTTGAAGATTCGGTTTGGTTCTACCGTAGGCCAATTCATGTGATAGAATATTTTACACGGGATAAAACTAAATACAGACATAAGCAGCACTGGCTTTTTCGCCTGGCTGGCCACAGGCGAAACAGCATTGTCAGGATTTGGCATCAGAAAGTATGCAGTGTATCACTTAACTGAAAGCAAGTAGCCTGTTTTACCCCCAAGATAAGCAGTCGTAGACCGACCCTAAGTAGCCTATTGGGAAGTATGTTTGGAAAGCACTATAACCAGAAGTGCTCAAAAGTACGAGAATGGGAGAATTAAATGATATTTTCCCGACATACTTAAGGCATTTACATttggtataaaaataaaataaaataaaaactgaaaatggggggactcCAGCTGCTTCTGTAAAATAGTAAAACATATACGCATgtatataataaattaaataccatgaaataaaagctgatcaTCTGCACCTTTGTCTCAAATTCAGAATTTCATCTCAAATCCAGATggcttaaaaataataattttctctctcccattcccGTACTTTTGGAGAGCACTGTACATGTACATTTCAATTATGCAAATTCAGCATTGGTAACAATGTCACGTTGTATGATTTTGTAATCACGTTTATCGTGATGATGAATGGAGGAACGTTTCATTTTCCGGTGACCTGAATTATGACCTAACTTCTAATTCCACACAATGGTAATAGAGTACCTTTTCAAGTTAACCTGTGGACCAGAGTCAATTGCGCCCACGGTTTCATTCACAAACTGATGGCCCCACACATTAAAGGGTTCATGCAGTTTCACTCTCTGGGTACTCATTAATTCTCTGCTGATTCCTGCTCTGATCGAACATTCACCGAAAGTAAATTGAAAGTAAATTAACCGAAGccaagaaaattattttcatattcatccACCAGAGGGCGCCATCCGTTCACTTGCTCATGTCTTGTAGATGTACAGGCATAGCGTAGCACCCTGGGGTCTTTTTCATATTATACTCAAGTCTCTACATGTGTAGTTTATATGATTGTAATTATCTAGTTCCTATTCcgtttacatttctgttttctttttctcacccTGTTTGAGGGGTATTTCTTCACACTGGTGCCATATAGTGGGGATATCAGTGtgcatacactatatgaccaaaaatatctggacaccccttgaagtagggttgtttttcatggtttgggctaggccccttagttccagtggaGGCCCATCTTCATGTTACAGAATAAAA encodes:
- the LOC118208633 gene encoding tyrosine-protein phosphatase non-receptor type 7-like — encoded protein: MVVLHSSKVPVHSPRCQTDMDPSTEPLSDPTPGDLCGSPPSVAAPRKQIRLQERRGSNVSLVLDVSSLGTVEPLCSISTPKETILHLLRTSTRPLTASQLKEASGQAQALDKEYQKIPPNFVNSSELDIPGHALKDRYKTILPNPETRVCLQTPGTDGKAEGYINANYIRGYGGAVKCYIATQGPMRHTVGDFWEMVWQEESSIIVMITDLKEKKEKCVLYWPQKEGRFGRFDVRVTAVRECGGYTIRDLSLQVGSESRQVRHYWYSSWLDHQTPDCVEPVLRLVWDVQHEREALTHCGPTIVHCSAGIGRTGCFIASSIGCQQLQHTGEVDVLGIVCQLRLDRGGMIQTSEQYQFLYLTLAQYSRQLSQSRHGDRGRSNTSQTDRKAQEDHHTPATAAQLQDP